One Scomber scombrus unplaced genomic scaffold, fScoSco1.1 SCAFFOLD_527, whole genome shotgun sequence genomic window, AggctgtgcacacacatttgcagggaatatatatatatatatatatgtgtgtgtgtgtgtgtgtgtgtgtttgtgtatgattaTATACATGTGCAATGTCcctgggatttacatagtaaGATAAAGTAAATAAGATAAAGTAAATCATACTCaacaatacatatacatacattataaatctatcagtgttattttttggaatatattatattattatataataataataatatataagcTTTTTGAAGTGactaattgttttattaataaaaaatgtagaggCAAGTTTAGTATATAAAACGTATGCTGATGATGAAAGTGCACTCTAAACATATTATGTAACTATTTTAAAATTTTCtataacatttatatatgtgaaaaatgtttttatattatagtaattgaaaataaaataataaataagaggaaacaaatatattacaagttagagttaaaaaaatagtttaaaaagacaaaagaaacagattaataaattgcttttttttaatgatttataccaggaaacattttttttaaatcgtgtatttttttttaaaggagatattttattttctgtctcagGCGGAACGATTATTTAGAGCCTTTGTTTCCACACGGACCATTATAATCCCCTACACACACCATCCCCAAACATGGCAACGTGCACGCGGACTGTGTGGAAAGGTCAGTAGTTTTTTAGTGATCTTTACCTTTATATAATTAACAGTATTAATATAATAacgttataataataataattatgtattTTAGCGCCTTTAATCCTCCGCTGGTTCTTTCCTGTTTCCGCGCTGCTCGGGAATCACCAAACCTCATAGAAAAAATGGgaaatattataattatcttCAGTTTTGAGGAATTTTCCACATgccaaaacacaacataatacattattttaattattgggATCCCTTCTTTAATTCGGCATTACTATTATTAACTAGatatcttaaaaatgtaataaaaagtcTATTTTTAGGGTTAAATAATCAATCGTTTCTAATCGTCCTTGAACCTGATTATAGCACAGTgggtgattttaaatgtttcttggTGGATTATATGTATGCCGAATTACAGATTAGAAGgtaataattcattaaaaagtcaaagtatTGTTGTTTTGAGCATGCAATGTTGCTTTTAAGGAGGGATGCGTTTAATGGTCTGATTTTTTTAACGCAGTTTTGGCCTAAAAACCAATAAAAGAAAAGCGAAGGATTGGCTGCAGAATCTGCCAGCTGTCTGCAAAACAGGCATCTCTAATGTTACTGTAGGGATTCATAATACtactataaatattaaatacataaatcaagTTGTTAAACTCAAAGTTTGCACAATAATGAACTCTTCTCTGTCTGCTCAGGATCAGCCTCAACTCTACAATCCTTTATTTTACTCTATAAGATGCTTTAAATTGTGTTTCAACCTACATATCTAGTCATTGAAGCTGTCATTTCTTTTTACAGATACATAAgcacataaaaaatacagtttctgcctcatttttctactttattttatgctattttattttaattattaccaTTTTATAAGTTTAATcttcttattgattttattcgtatgtttcttttgtcttttaatctatttttcaCCTGGtttttagtccagcttttattaaaatgcatctcttttatatcatttttacttttcttttgtctttttaatctagtttaaccttcttttttattttccaaacatttgatcaatttctttgtcttttaattagTTCTcccatcatcattttttattaattttcattACGTCGCCCCTTGTTTCTGTCTTAtaatcagcttgtcaatcaactgtgaagcactttgaaccacattaacctgaatgaaagctgctataaaaaattaatagtttaattaaaaaagcaataaaagtaaaaagctACGGCTGCAGAATCTGCCTGATTTATTTTAGGCATATATAGCGttactttactgtttttataaTATCCGTACTActagaaatattaaataaatcaagttAAGAGCAAACTTTCTGCCACAACTCTTCAATatcttctattttattctacacaaagatgttttaaattgtgtttcaaCCTGCACAGCGACAGACAGTGAAGCTGTAATTTCGGATTTTTTTACAGATGTacaagcacattaaaaaaaagaaaaagtgagtcAGCTTTTCCCAGCACACACGCAACCCCCGAAGGCATCCAGAGATTTATAACATGCTGTTAACAGCAAGATTtaagattcacacacacacacacacacacacacacacacacacacacacacacacacacacacactaaaaggaAAAAGTGCTTTTGATGGTAAAACTTTTAAAGGATCAGTTTCATATctgcaaaaaacatgttttgacttGCAAATGGATGAACTCTCCGATACCTTGATGTTATGTTATTGATACaggaatgtttttctttacagtcaaatattattatatatttatagtttcaTGCAAATATCTCCAAACACTGACTGCAGTGTGCTGAGGTCTGATAGATTACAGCACAGATGCAAACAAACTCTTCTCTTTATATTGTCTGTGTGTAATAAACTAAAGACAAGTTTTCtttaagtgaaaataaaaaaggaggagagaataATGATGgggagtttattaaaagttagagtggaaaaataggttaaaatggattaaaaagacaaaataaaagtaaaatgaaagaaagttaGATTAAAAACTGGGttgaaaaagattttaaaaattaagaaaaatattaaattattgtagtaaaataacataaaatatcaaaataaataaaataaaaacaaatttaggacttataataaaaatctaaataaaataaagaaataagaggaaaaaatgtatcaaaagctacggttaaaataaatgatagaataacatttaaaacatcaaatcaaatataaatttaatagaaatattataaataattcttaataaaaaaccaagctggaaaaaaaacctaaaataaaataaaaaagagcgAATAATAGAAGAAGTTTATTACAGGTTAGAGAGGAAAAAATACTAagttaaatatgtaaatttgcaagaaaaaaaatcggATATTTTCCGACAttattatgagaaaaaaaaagtccaaaaaaaggtgttttattcaCTTTACTGATCACACGTCAATCACTGCTCatccacatacactcacttcctttctatcttttattattagtttatcTCATGAATTTGAACGTTAACTAAACTTAACTACTAATAAATTAAATTCAGGTGTTCTTTAAGTCAGTCTCCCCGgattttttaatgcttttcatCATCTTGCATCTTCTGGTTGGAGTTTAACTTTACTTCTCGTTGTTCTCGCTTCATGCAAAATTAAACAACGTCTCAGACTCCGTTATGTTAGTTTGATGTTTTGTCCcacagaaagaagagagagagagagttaaatagaggtcatcatcatcttttcttttctctctctatttctctctgtaGTTGTATCAGGATGTCAGAGGCAGCTGCTGTCTGCCGGTGTTCCCTCCTACGCTGGAGTCCCACTCAGCACCCTGAGGAGAATCCCCAACAGGAGCTTCGCCGTCAAGTGAGCGAACAagctttttattaaaatgtggagatgtgttttttttcctaggggaggtgaacgctgtctcaggaAGCAGTAGCTAttcaggggggggggcatgCAAGAAAAAGATtggtcatgtcttctttttataatgtcaccaTGTGGATCTATCTTTTTGAGTTcatgacaacaataaaacatggatgtttttctttctcattgacCCTAAATGTGATGTTCAACAGAcctcatttattaaaaacatgttagagactcattctgttcgtgtacaagatgaaaaaaataaaacccaacttcaaaaatgtctccagcaggatctctgatgtcagcagtgatttgtgttattctttgtttatacactaaagcacaacttgtatccatagcaaccatagaacaacctgtatctatagcaaccatagaacaacctgtatctatagcaaccatagaacaacctgtatctatagcaaccatagaaccacctgtatctatagcaaccatagaacaacctgtatctatagcaatcatagaacaacctgtatctatagcaaccatagaacaacctgtatctatagcaaccatagaacaacctgtatctatagcaaccatagaaccaccatgtatctatagcaaccatagaacaacctgtatctgtagcaaccataacacaatctgatggtctgtctgtgcattacataccacataagtggtaaagattgcccctaaaagttaaatgtatttgtttattattattttttaaccacaCAGCATCATCTCTATGGACGATCGGTGTTTCTCATGTCTTCCTGCATGGTGTAAAGTTTCTACATATGAActaatgaggttttttttcatgatCATCACTTAATAAAACTCTCCTGTCGTTTCTCTCTCATCAGGATACGAAGACAAGACAagaaagaggaagcagagaagaaggaggtgaagaaagagaagaaggtcATCGATGACTCTGACAGACACAAGCCGTTCGGTAAGACGGCGTGGGCTCCCGTAGACGACGTGTACGTACTGAGGTATTATCCCAGGACCAGGTACGCACCAGAGGACGCCGTCCACCTGCTCAAGAACTTCCAGATGTTGGATTTCACTCCTCAAAACCAGCCGGTCTACATCGACCTGAGGCTGGACATGAAGCTGGAGAAGAAGGTAAGCAGTGGTTCAtactgatcaatcaatcaattaatcaattaatcaattagagATCAGTGCACACgagaggaaataagaaaaaatctATTCATTTCTTAGAGCAACCCAGATCTATCTTAGTGACATCTTCTCATTAAtgaattaaactttatttaatctataaataatctaaaataaataagagaaaatgaagaatgagagaaaataataatagaaaaagtTTAGAGTGTaaaaaataggttaaaaaacaaattaaaaagaaaaaactaaagtaaaatgaaataaaaagagagtTTCATGAAAGCTAGACTAAAGGCTAGgttgaaaaagattttttaaaaataagacatatATAGAACGataacagtaaaataacataaaataaagtagaataacatttgaaaacatgaaaataaaataaagtaaaataagttggatttgtaataaaaaatctaaaaatgaaaaatgaatttaaagttaaaataaaaatgaggttaaaaaagattaaaaaacaaaatgataaaataatataaataaaataatatatttatatataattataaatataagtgaaatgtatataaatccaattttatatatacataatataaaataagtaatgtaatataaaatataataaaacataaataaatataactataaaataaatataatatataaaataaaaataatatataaaatataatatataaataaaataataaaataacagaatacagtagattaaaaataacaagctaaataaaataaaaagaatatattcttaatcaaaagccaggctggaaaaaactaatttatgggaatatcagtgttattttctatttaatcataaaacaaactattagagaaatacaaaaataaccaGCTGATGATTCATGGACagtaaaaagttaaatattattAAGAGTTTATCCTGAAGGAGAGATGAAGTTACATTTCATGGCATCAATCCATCTGAACCACAGATGTGATGACGGCTATTAGTCAGACTTCTTTATCCTGCGGCTAAAATCATTAAACGTCTTTATAATCAATGTAGTCGACGTTAGATTAgtcacagaagaagagaagaagtttaacctgctgctgctgctgctgctgctgctgctgacaccacagaagaagaaccaCCACAAACCTTTAAGCCTGTTTGTTTAAAGTCTGTGACGCTTCCCAGAAATCCCCGTCTGCTGTTTTTAGGTTTTACTGTTTCTCAGAATAGGAATAATAACATCTGATCAGCTGCCAAAGTGTCTGTTAAAGTCTATTTTTaacagaccccccccccacccgcTCTGTCTGCTAAACTTCTCCATAAGTCTTGAGTTGTTATTCACAGTTATTCAAGCTTTTTGGTTTAAATCTGCTAAAAACAGCTCGACACGGAGGAATTAACATGAAAGTTTCCACATCATCACaggactgagtgtgtgtgtgtgtgtgtgtgtgtgtgtgtgtgtgtgtgtgtgtgtgtgtgtgtgtgtgtgtgtgtgtgtgtgtgtgtgtgtgtgtgtgtgtgtgtgtgtgtgtgtgtgtgtgtgtgtgtgtgtgtgtgtgtgtgtgtgtgtgtgtgtgtgtgtgtgtgtgtctctgcagagtTGATGTTTCCGTGCATAATGAATcaggagaaatgaatgaataatactCTGATTATCTAAGTCTTCTCTGCGATCGACATCCATCTTTTTagcttttctttcctttaagtCCAGTTCAGATCAATGACTGGAAAAAAACGAGACTGGAGGCAATGTGCACAGATGCATTTGACAGTTTCCATAGCAACGGTGCACCTGCCTACCACGCTATTACTTCTACGTTTATATATTAACCTTCAtgttgtcctcccaggtcaaattgaccccgtctgttttgactgttccttctttcctcccttcctcccttcctccttctcttttttttccttcctctctctttcctcccttccgttttccttcctccatccccctttcttccttcctttcctatctcctaccttccttccttccttatttcctccatcttttcttccctcccttcgttcctcccttccttctttcctccctccctcctaccttccttccttccttattccctccatccttcctttccttcgtcccttccttctttcctttcctcccttcgttcctccctcctttccttccttcttccttcctcctttccttccttcttcctccttggtacggtcgccccctggtggccttttgatataatGCTGTGACCCTGATGTATTTAGTCTATAAGTCTGTTTGTCTGATTGAAAAATGATAAAGAATAAGTGAATAAGTTAAGCTAATGAAGAGATTCTAAGCTGACTTCTCTGATATCTAAAGGTAGTTTGTTCTGTAGTGTTTGAGGCATAATTAACAAACTCTGCAGATGATCGCAGTGTTCATGAAGGAGTTAActgtgtcttttcttcttcttctttctcctcttccttcttcttctctccacaGAAAAGAGTCGACCCCTTTGTGAGCACGGTGCACCTCCCTCACCCCTTCAAAACAGGGACCAACAAAGTTATAGCTTTCACTGAGGtaacttctctttcttttctttctttctctcctgcagCCTCACTGACTCTTCCTTTCATAGCCAGTTGACTTCCTGTTGTTGATTAAACGCTTTTAAACATGATGAGTCTGTAATGAACGAGCCTGTTAGTCAGACTTTAGTTTGACTAGACTTTGATGAATCGCTGCTCGTTCCAGCAGCGGAGGTTGAGGGTGTTAACGAGCGTaatgaatgacacacacacgcacacgcacacacacacacacacacacacacacacacacacacacacacacacacacacacacacacacacacacacacacaggtttttaaatgtgtgtaacgTGTTTCTCTCCT contains:
- the mrpl1 gene encoding 39S ribosomal protein L1, mitochondrial (The sequence of the model RefSeq protein was modified relative to this genomic sequence to represent the inferred CDS: added 421 bases not found in genome assembly) translates to MATCTRTVWKVVSGCQRQLLSAGVPSYAGVPLSTLRRIPNRSFAVKIRRQDKKEEAEKKEVKKEKKVIDDSDRHKPFGKTAWAPVDDVYVLRYYPRTRYAPEDAVHLLKNFQMLDFTPQNQPVYIDLRLDMKLEKKKRVDPFVSTVHLPHPFKTGTNKVIAFTEDADQAKAAQENGATYVGGAELIQKILDDEISADFYIAAPLILPKLGPLKNKLRKKFPKGNRGSVGTNFSQMLQLFNTGHEYLVEDGCYIRTQIATLDFPQEHIITNLKTLLMDVCSHRPANTGPFIERAIIASHTSEALWFNSADLLPKPAEEKKEEEEE